The Paenibacillus sp. FSL R7-0204 genome includes a region encoding these proteins:
- a CDS encoding transposase, which produces MGEKRQRYNEEYKKQTVKFIQEQTKSIGDIAQELDIPKSTLHQWMGKYRELKNEPVASMDRVRELEAELQEMRRQLQEKDSRLADTEEELAIVKKAVHIFSKPRN; this is translated from the coding sequence ATGGGAGAAAAACGACAACGGTACAACGAAGAATATAAGAAGCAAACGGTAAAGTTCATTCAAGAGCAGACGAAGAGCATAGGGGACATCGCGCAAGAGCTGGACATTCCGAAAAGTACGCTGCACCAGTGGATGGGGAAATACCGGGAGCTAAAGAATGAACCGGTAGCCAGTATGGATCGGGTACGGGAACTCGAAGCCGAGCTCCAAGAGATGCGCCGTCAGCTCCAAGAGAAAGACAGTCGACTTGCCGATACAGAGGAAGAATTGGCAATCGTAAAAAAAGCAGTGCACATCTTCAGCAAACCAAGGAATTAA
- a CDS encoding response regulator, which yields MLGVLIVDDELLMRIGLKSIIQWENEGFTILGEAANGREALELAGTHQPDLIITDIKMPVMDGLELIREARRLDIGGQFVILSCLEEFQYAQEALRLGAADYLIKSDMKPHELVHVLETVKKRAVRLSAGSSSVMPPGSYKESIGYLKETLFKELISGFKAAGDVRVNRESLRIRLADEPMVLLKLRINHFEQHRRKYVEQDEKLLRYSVTNILEEILPRKRAKEIIVMNSAEYVLLLDLGPEGRIVRAEIERAAAKIQAAMKDFLKLTLSIGVSGPAPGFGGLKQAYQEADMALDELFFASGSGLSFYDKARSRQRRGERLFIDKPCMRKFRQDTESGSEGALAFLNSLKDTMLLEGCTKQAARSTYIRMLGAILSCFPALPEPNEAGLTVYESILHEESLEGLHQTVASYLEQCRAQMSEGESSRSYAEQASELIMQLYAEDISLQSVADRINVNASYLSRVFKQETGENFVSFLTRLRMEKAKSLLRDRNIKVYEVAERVGYPNTAYFSKLFKKLSGMSPEEYRG from the coding sequence ATGCTGGGTGTGCTTATCGTGGATGACGAGCTGCTAATGCGTATCGGCCTGAAATCGATTATTCAATGGGAAAATGAAGGATTTACGATTCTGGGGGAGGCCGCAAACGGGCGCGAAGCACTGGAACTGGCAGGGACGCACCAGCCGGATCTGATTATTACGGATATCAAAATGCCGGTGATGGACGGTCTGGAGCTGATCCGGGAGGCCCGGCGGCTGGACATCGGCGGGCAATTCGTCATTCTTAGCTGTCTGGAGGAATTCCAGTATGCCCAGGAGGCGCTCAGGCTCGGGGCGGCGGACTATCTGATCAAGAGCGATATGAAGCCGCACGAGCTGGTGCATGTGCTGGAGACGGTTAAGAAGCGGGCGGTCCGCCTCTCCGCAGGCAGCTCCTCCGTAATGCCGCCCGGCTCCTACAAGGAGAGCATCGGGTATTTGAAGGAAACGCTCTTTAAGGAGCTGATCAGCGGCTTCAAGGCCGCCGGGGATGTGCGGGTTAACCGCGAATCTCTGCGCATCCGCCTGGCGGATGAGCCGATGGTGCTCCTGAAGCTGCGGATTAACCATTTTGAACAGCATAGACGCAAGTATGTGGAGCAGGATGAGAAGCTGCTGCGTTATTCAGTCACCAATATTCTTGAAGAAATTCTTCCGCGCAAGCGGGCGAAGGAGATCATTGTGATGAACTCTGCGGAATATGTGCTGCTGCTGGACCTCGGGCCGGAGGGGCGGATTGTCCGCGCGGAGATTGAACGAGCGGCCGCCAAGATTCAGGCGGCTATGAAGGATTTCCTGAAGCTGACGCTGTCTATCGGCGTCAGCGGTCCGGCTCCCGGCTTTGGCGGCCTGAAGCAGGCCTATCAGGAGGCGGACATGGCGCTTGACGAGCTGTTCTTCGCCAGCGGGAGCGGCCTGTCCTTCTATGATAAGGCCAGGAGCCGTCAGAGAAGGGGGGAGCGGCTGTTCATCGACAAGCCTTGCATGCGGAAGTTCAGGCAGGATACCGAGAGCGGAAGCGAAGGGGCGCTTGCCTTCCTGAACAGCCTGAAGGATACTATGCTGCTGGAGGGCTGCACGAAGCAGGCGGCGCGTTCGACCTACATACGGATGCTTGGCGCGATTCTGTCCTGCTTCCCGGCGCTTCCCGAGCCGAATGAAGCCGGGCTTACGGTGTACGAGAGCATTCTCCATGAAGAGAGTCTGGAGGGGCTGCACCAGACCGTCGCTAGTTATCTGGAGCAGTGCAGGGCGCAGATGTCGGAAGGCGAATCCTCCCGGAGCTATGCAGAGCAAGCGAGCGAACTCATCATGCAGCTGTATGCGGAGGATATCTCCCTGCAATCCGTGGCGGACCGGATCAACGTGAACGCCTCCTATCTCAGCAGGGTATTCAAGCAGGAGACCGGCGAGAACTTCGTCAGCTTCCTGACCCGGCTGCGCATGGAGAAGGCCAAGAGCCTGCTCAGGGACAGGAACATCAAGGTCTATGAGGTTGCTGAGCGTGTGGGTTATCCGAACACCGCGTACTTCAGCAAGCTGTTCAAGAAGCTGAGCGGGATGAGTCCGGAGGAATACCGGGGCTAG
- a CDS encoding IS3 family transposase, translating into MKDHRSAFRLEKMCSTLQVSRSGYYKWLNAKASVQALRKAAVMERIRYHFDDHQKRYGSPKITRLLHQEGYTVTERTVSVYMREMKLRSIVSKPYRVQTTDSKHNNPIAPNTLNQEFKVLKPNTVWVTDITYIPCRGGRLYLASVMDLCTREIVGWRLYNHMETSLVLDALQAAYTAKRPGEGLLHHSDRGSQYTSKEYVDQLKTYHMKSSMSRKGNCYDNACIESWHSILKKELIYCNPRFKNPEQAYDAIFQYIEFYYNRKRMHSSLGYLSPARFAKQFTKKSVA; encoded by the coding sequence ATGAAGGACCATCGCTCCGCATTTCGCTTGGAGAAGATGTGCAGTACCCTACAGGTATCCAGGAGCGGATATTACAAGTGGCTGAACGCCAAAGCCAGTGTGCAAGCCCTCCGCAAGGCTGCTGTTATGGAGCGAATCCGGTACCATTTTGACGACCATCAAAAACGGTATGGAAGTCCGAAGATCACCCGCCTGCTGCATCAGGAAGGCTATACGGTCACGGAACGCACAGTGAGTGTGTACATGCGAGAAATGAAGCTCCGCTCTATTGTATCTAAGCCATACCGAGTGCAGACGACCGATTCCAAGCATAATAATCCCATTGCACCAAACACACTGAACCAAGAGTTTAAGGTGCTTAAGCCCAATACCGTATGGGTCACCGACATCACGTATATCCCTTGTCGTGGAGGTCGCTTATACCTAGCTAGCGTCATGGATCTATGCACGCGAGAAATTGTAGGGTGGCGGCTGTATAACCATATGGAGACGAGCCTGGTCTTAGACGCGCTGCAGGCGGCGTACACGGCGAAGCGACCCGGCGAGGGCCTACTGCACCACTCTGACCGAGGGTCTCAATATACCTCAAAAGAATATGTCGACCAACTAAAGACATACCACATGAAATCCAGCATGAGCCGTAAAGGAAACTGTTACGATAACGCCTGCATTGAGTCTTGGCACAGTATTTTAAAGAAAGAGCTCATCTACTGTAATCCGCGCTTCAAAAACCCGGAACAGGCATATGATGCTATTTTCCAATACATTGAGTTCTATTACAATCGCAAGCGAATGCACAGCTCACTGGGGTATCTTTCCCCCGCCCGCTTTGCTAAGCAATTCACTAAAAAATCCGTTGCGTAA
- a CDS encoding sensor histidine kinase, translated as MKAPFTLKPSRHFVSVKNKMLFFFLLAILIPVVILSANSYISSQQMLERKYTDLLADVTRQSNIRIEEFLGDTKQISLIASYGINSYISAVSQENYPVQNYLHDSSVTNELQATQLLMNYITMKDRAISIYVYNLVNGSDLYVAPNKPVDYTYNPRKEDWFTEFLRSDDITRDLPTRLDLQTKADSNWTIYNLRKIFDMENGKLIGVMAVSVDIDFINRLNKRMEAGNRSAFTVTDDSGMIIFNNNYNLIGKPFRTLFPVREEELAAGSGRQIVRVSGKDYILIQSPFEEHNWKTYMYMPVEELAVEGDILKRNLWTIAVVLILFALASSVYMSNLITRPIKQLIRNMTLVEQGKFDNLPAVRSNDEIGVMASRFEQMSAELKQLVERIYVEQEQKVEAEIRALQAQISPHFLYNTLNSVKWIATMQQSEKIVEMTGALISMLRYTAKTDNRLVPIREELEHIGHYIVIQKVRYFNRIEFHSEVEETLAEQEIPKLSIQPLVENAIFHGIADQEDGLLSIEVRRAGNAELTVTVRDNGAGMSAEAAAKLRSRLGGAEDSGGIGVTNVHQRIRRLYGEPYGVSFESIPGQGAVFVITIPIRDRKGAY; from the coding sequence TTGAAAGCGCCCTTCACCTTGAAGCCCAGCCGCCATTTTGTGAGCGTGAAGAACAAGATGCTGTTCTTTTTCCTGCTGGCCATTCTGATTCCGGTTGTGATTCTGTCCGCTAACTCCTATATCTCCTCCCAGCAGATGCTTGAACGTAAATATACGGATCTGCTGGCCGATGTGACGAGACAGTCGAATATCCGCATCGAGGAATTCCTGGGGGACACGAAGCAGATTTCGCTCATCGCAAGCTACGGGATTAACAGCTACATCTCAGCGGTCTCGCAGGAGAACTACCCGGTGCAGAACTATCTGCACGACAGCTCCGTGACGAACGAACTGCAGGCCACGCAATTGCTGATGAATTACATCACTATGAAGGACCGCGCCATCTCTATCTATGTCTACAATCTGGTGAACGGCAGCGACCTCTATGTGGCCCCGAACAAGCCTGTCGACTATACGTACAACCCCCGCAAGGAGGACTGGTTCACCGAATTCCTGCGTTCTGACGATATTACGCGCGATTTGCCGACCCGGCTGGACCTGCAGACCAAGGCGGACAGCAATTGGACGATCTATAATCTGCGCAAAATCTTCGATATGGAGAACGGCAAGCTGATCGGCGTCATGGCGGTAAGTGTAGACATAGATTTCATCAACCGGCTGAACAAGCGGATGGAGGCAGGCAACCGTTCGGCCTTCACCGTTACCGATGACAGCGGCATGATTATATTCAACAACAATTATAACCTGATCGGCAAGCCGTTCAGGACACTTTTCCCGGTCCGCGAGGAAGAACTTGCCGCAGGTTCAGGCAGGCAGATTGTCCGTGTATCCGGCAAGGACTATATTCTGATCCAGTCGCCATTTGAGGAACATAACTGGAAGACTTATATGTATATGCCCGTGGAAGAGCTCGCGGTGGAAGGCGACATCCTGAAGCGGAATCTGTGGACGATTGCTGTCGTGCTTATCCTGTTCGCCCTGGCCAGCTCGGTGTACATGTCGAATCTGATCACCCGGCCGATCAAGCAGCTGATCCGCAATATGACGCTGGTGGAGCAAGGGAAATTCGATAATCTCCCGGCGGTCCGCTCGAATGATGAGATCGGTGTCATGGCCAGCCGGTTCGAGCAGATGTCCGCTGAACTCAAGCAGCTGGTGGAGCGGATCTACGTGGAGCAGGAGCAGAAGGTCGAGGCTGAAATTCGCGCGTTGCAGGCCCAGATCAGTCCGCATTTCCTGTATAATACGCTGAATTCAGTCAAATGGATCGCCACCATGCAGCAGTCGGAGAAGATTGTTGAGATGACCGGGGCGCTGATCTCCATGCTCCGTTATACCGCCAAGACGGACAACCGGCTGGTGCCGATCCGTGAGGAGCTGGAGCACATCGGCCATTATATAGTCATTCAGAAGGTGCGGTATTTCAACCGGATCGAGTTCCATTCGGAAGTGGAGGAGACGCTTGCGGAGCAGGAGATTCCGAAGCTGAGCATCCAGCCGCTGGTCGAGAATGCGATCTTCCACGGAATTGCCGACCAGGAGGACGGGCTGCTGTCTATCGAGGTCCGGCGGGCCGGGAATGCGGAACTCACCGTTACGGTCAGAGACAACGGTGCGGGCATGAGCGCTGAGGCGGCAGCGAAGCTGCGCAGCAGACTGGGCGGTGCAGAGGACAGCGGCGGCATCGGCGTTACCAATGTGCATCAGCGGATACGCCGGTTATACGGCGAGCCGTACGGGGTATCGTTCGAGAGCATTCCGGGGCAAGGTGCGGTATTCGTGATCACAATTCCCATTCGGGACAGGAAGGGGGCTTATTGA